AACGCCGGCAGGAAAGTGGCGTAGCTGTTTTCGACATTGTCCAGTGGCAGGGCAATATCGAGAGACTGCAGGCCGTCGCCATCCTCGTTGCGGTCGTTGCGCATGGCCATATAGCCGGTGGACTCGAAGCGGGTGCGTTCATAGCGGGCCCCGGCAATCAGCGTGGCGTCGTCGCGCACCTGCAGTTCCGCCATCAGGTAGGCGGCGGACGTGTCTTCGCTCAGGTCGTAGTCGAGTTTGGTGGAATCCACCTCGCGCTCGGCCTGGTCGTATTCATCGCCGATCGTACGGGTGGCGGCGAGCAGCCGCTCCGCCTCGCTGCGGGTGATGAAAGCGTGGTCGAAGTTGGGGTTTTCGGGAATATAGGTGGCGAAATCCCCCAGCGTGGAGCTGGCCAGATCCTCACACACGGCGTCGTCGTTACAGCCGGCATCGGCCTTGTCGTCGGGGACGATACTCGCGCGGTTCTTGTCGTTGCTGCGATCGCGCTGCTGCGCCTTGACGCCGGCCTTGATGTAATTGATCAGGCCGCCGTTGTCCCAGTCCTTGCGCAGATTGAACGAGAACTGATCCACCGCGTCTTGGCGCAGGGTATCTTCGAGGAACAGGTTGTCGTAGCGCATGTTCGCCTGCGACACTTCGCCAAACTGGTAGCCGGCGCCGTCCTGGCCGCCGGTACCGGAAACGCTCTTGCCGCTCACCTGCTCGAGCCAGTCGCGATCGACGATCTGGCCGTTGATGTAGCCATCGCCGAAGCGGCCGATGGCGCCGAGTTCACGCACGCGGAACTGCACCCGGCGACCGTCCGGCTTCTTGTTTTCGCTGCGCGAGGACACCAGTTCGTAATCCGCCTCCCAGCCGTCGCCGAAGCGGTTCTCGCCGCCGAGCGCGATGGTGTTGGTGGCGACTTCCGATTCCTGGATAAAGAACTGGTGCTGCAGGTCGACACTGCCGCCGCCGAACACATTGTGCGCCGGGTCCAGGTACGCCACATTGTCGGAGTCGCTGAAGTTGTAGCGGTAGTATTCGCGCAGCGCGATGTCCTCGTCCGAATAGCTGTTGTGGTCGATCTTCAGGTGGTAGCGGCTGTTGTCGCTGGGCTGGTATTCGATGTTGAGTAGCGCCGCCTTGCGCTCGCGCTCGGCGTTTTCCTGGCGTGTCTCGAATTCCCAAGGCACCAGCATGGTGGTATCGCCGACCGTCACGTAAGTCGGCAGCGTGGAGGAGTGGTGCCGGGTCTCGTAACCCTGGGTGGTGCGTTTTTCCCATGAGGCGGTGTAGGCGATGCCGAGGGTGTCGCCCAGCAACAGGTTGGTGCCCTGCAGGGTCAGCTTGGGCGAGTTTTCCCCGGCCTGGTCCTGATAGTAGTTCTGCGCGCGGATCTTGAAGGTATTCTTGCCGCGATCCAGTGCCGACAGGGTTTTCACATTGATGCTGCCGCCGATGGCATCCAGGTCCATGTCCGGTGTCAGCGACTTGTTGACCACGATCGACTGCAAGACATCGGACGGCAGGCTGTCCAGTGAGAAGGCGCGGTCTTCGAGGGTTTCATCGGTGCCGCCGCCGGCATTGGCCATGGTGCCGCCATCCATATGGACGCTGACCATGCCCGGGCCGAGACCGCGCAGCGACACGAACTTTCCCTCGCCCTCGCTCTTCTGCAGGGTGATGCCGGGCATGCGCTGCAGCAGTTCGGCGGCGTTCTGGTCGGAGAAGTTACCGGCGTCATCCTGGGTGACGATGGAACTGAAGTTATCCTTGTTGCGTTCGGCCGCGCGGGCATTGATATCGGCGCCGCGCACGCCCTCTACGTAGACTTCCTCGAGCGAGGCGTCATTGTTTTTACTCTGTGCCTTCTTGTCTGCTTGCTGGTCCGCCTGCTGGGCCAGCGCGGCACTGCTGACCAGGGCGATGGCCAGCGGCAGTATCTGTTTGCTGAAATTTTTCATCACATTGCTCCCATCTTTTTTTTCTTGTGCGCGGCCGCTCGGCGGCCGCGCTGGTCCCTTTACTGGTATTCAATTACCAGGTTGTCGATGGTGATTGGTGTTTCCACACCGCTGTCGCAGCGGAACTGGATAAACGAGGTCGCGCTGCCCACATGGTTATTTGGGTCGCTGTCGATAGTGACCGTGCCGGTGGGCCGGTCGCCGTCCGCCAGGGTGAGCACGGTTTTCTCGAAGATTTTCGAGTCGCCGCCGTGGATCGATTTGCTCGAACTGGAGGTGTTGTTATCCACGTACACCTGGCACTTGCCGGAACCATCGTCGGCGTTGTCGTTACTGACCACGTCGAAGCTGATACGGTACGGCTGGCTCAGGTCGAGATCGCCGCGGGTGTAGGTGTCGGTATCGGCGGTATCGGTGCCGGGGGCGGTGTCACCGAGCGAGAAGCGCGCGTTGTTGTAGCTGAGCTGACCGCCGCTGAAGGCGATGCGCGAGCTGCCGCTGGTGACGTTGTAGAAAGGCGCCGCGGCATCGCTGGACAGGGCCTTGTAGTCGGCAGTAAAGAAGTTGCTGGCAGAGCCGTCGCCATCGGTGGCCGCGTCGAAGTTCTCTTCGAGCACGGCGGTACTCGCCGGTGACTGCTGGTCTGCGCCGGCATAGCTGCCGAGCTCACCGAGACCGTCGGGCAGCTGGCCGACAAGATCGGCGGGCGCGAGCGCTGCGGTGCTGGCGTCGTCGGTCCAGATCAGCCAGTCCACGTCTGCCTTGAAGGCGCTGCTGCTGCCCTCGCCGATACGCAGGCGCGGCGAGCTGCTGCCACCGTCGCGGCCGGTACCGCTGATCTCGCTGACGCTGGTGTCGCTGCTGAACAGGCCGGAGATATTCTCGCCGTCGCGGTAGATACGCGCGGTGATATCGGCGGCGCCGTTGAGCGTGAAGGCAACCTGGTAGATGTGGTAACCGTCGAGCATATCCACAGCTGCTTCAGCAGTGCTGGAGCCGTCGGTGAATTTCTCCAGCTGCACTTTACCGGAGTCCGGGCGCAGAATGGTCTTCACCCGGCGGCCGTCGTCTTCACCGAATGACAGCTCAACCTCGAAGCCGCGGAAGTCGCTGCTGGGGGTATTGATGCGGCCGATCCAGGTGAAGTAGCGCGGGTAGCCGGCGCTGGAGTCGGTCATCACGCCGCCGAGATCCGCATTGGGTTTGGCGCCTGCGTCGGCGCTG
This region of Microbulbifer sp. SAOS-129_SWC genomic DNA includes:
- a CDS encoding TonB-dependent receptor translates to MKNFSKQILPLAIALVSSAALAQQADQQADKKAQSKNNDASLEEVYVEGVRGADINARAAERNKDNFSSIVTQDDAGNFSDQNAAELLQRMPGITLQKSEGEGKFVSLRGLGPGMVSVHMDGGTMANAGGGTDETLEDRAFSLDSLPSDVLQSIVVNKSLTPDMDLDAIGGSINVKTLSALDRGKNTFKIRAQNYYQDQAGENSPKLTLQGTNLLLGDTLGIAYTASWEKRTTQGYETRHHSSTLPTYVTVGDTTMLVPWEFETRQENAERERKAALLNIEYQPSDNSRYHLKIDHNSYSDEDIALREYYRYNFSDSDNVAYLDPAHNVFGGGSVDLQHQFFIQESEVATNTIALGGENRFGDGWEADYELVSSRSENKKPDGRRVQFRVRELGAIGRFGDGYINGQIVDRDWLEQVSGKSVSGTGGQDGAGYQFGEVSQANMRYDNLFLEDTLRQDAVDQFSFNLRKDWDNGGLINYIKAGVKAQQRDRSNDKNRASIVPDDKADAGCNDDAVCEDLASSTLGDFATYIPENPNFDHAFITRSEAERLLAATRTIGDEYDQAEREVDSTKLDYDLSEDTSAAYLMAELQVRDDATLIAGARYERTRFESTGYMAMRNDRNEDGDGLQSLDIALPLDNVENSYATFLPALHYRQELSDRLLARAALWTSFSRPDFGKSRAFFEVKDRVIFCNDDPNSEFNGECNEDPADIGSERGDLAYQAKYFSMAPDNSVRIGNPNLDPMRATNLDLSLSFYGEDTFLEAALFYKDIKDFIVNATGVDMNIAQLPFRLPVDQVTLFNIPGDLTITNANTYLNGDRAMVYGTELSYSQYFDGRWEDHPIGRWLDNIFIQSNLTLQHSDGQVGDTVRAGSIRLPEQADIAANLTLGWENDDFSLRFIANYTGDILKRIGSCTYTDMAVDAQSGLPTECKDWADMYKDDSLTYDVKATYRVMDGMRAYLDVVNITDSVEQYYFKGNQYSGGRMLFDVEQYGRGLQLGLTMDF